CCGTCCGGTGGACCGTCAGCGAGAACCACGAGGCGACCGTGCCGTTCGCCGAGCTCTTCGACTACCTCGTCGAGAAGGAGCGGATCCCGCACGCCGCGCCACGTACCCTCGCCACCCTGACCGAGTGCGACCTTGAGGGCTGGGCCGCCGACCAGGAGGACAACAGCACGTACGACTCGACCGGCGAACGGGAGATCGACGAGGTCGTCGAAGCCGGATGACCGAGACGGGCCGGGCGGGGGCCGCCCCCCGCCCGGCCGGTCACAGCAGCATGTCGACGAGGTCGTCCGAGGGATCGAACAGCCGCGCGATGGGCAGACGAAGGTCGGACGCCTCTTCCGATATCGCGACCAGGCTCCGAACTGCGAATCTGAGGTCCCATGGGAGAAGCTCAGCCAGGACACGAGCCTTCAGAATGTGCCACATTGTCACGCATACCTCAGATGCGCGGTCAACCACGCTCACCGCCTGGCTGCGGGTCACAAGTCGCTCTTCCAGGCTGCGCACGAGCGACTCAAGCTCCCCTGCCGACCGCAATGCGGTCGACATGGTGTCGGCGTAGAGGCTGTCCTCGATGAGCGCCACCCCGTCGGACTGGCGGATTTCCTCCAGGGTGTCCACCATGTCCACGGCCAAGCACCGGAGCCGGTCCAGAACGTCCATCGGCCCCCAGGACCGTGACTCGCGGTGAGTCTCGAAGACCTCGTAGAAGTTGGGCGCGCGGACCTCCGCGTCGCACGTCGCCGTGGGGCCGGGGATTTTCGCCCACCCGTCGAGTTGCGCGTCAGACGGACCAACAATGTCGGCCAAGCCCGCTTCGACGTCGAACTTGCCGGCCTGGGCCTCGATCGCCCCGCGGTAGTGCTCCGCGAGCAGGATCTCCCGAAGGCCCACCTTGACGTCCCACGTCTGGTTAAGCCGCCGCTGGATCTCGCCGAGAGCAGCCTGGCCCGCCGCGTCCACCGCCTCGTCGTTCCACCGCCGGACGAGCGACTCGGGGCCGGAGGTCCCGGGACGGCCGTTCGGCGTTCCCGTGGTCCGGTCGCTCATATCCACCCCCTCGCTCACTGGTCATCCGAATCTTGAGCCCGCATGAACTGGGCGAGTTTGCGTCTGGCCTTCCACAGGCTGCTGCGCACCGCCTCCGGAGTCACTTGGAGCTCCGCGGCGATCTCGGCCGGCTCGTACTCTTCGTAGGCCCACAGCAGCATCTGACGCTGGCGCGGCGGGAGCTTCTGCAGGGCCGTCATGAAGTCCTGCAGGGTGTCCGACGCGGCGAAGGCGGAGGCGTCGCCCTTACGCGGGATCCGGTCCTCAATGTCCTCCACCGGTAGCATCTGGCCTTTGGCGAGGCGCTCAACGCACAGACGGGACGCGGTCCGTCGCGCCCAGGCCCTCGGGTGCTCGATGGTGGACCACCTCTCGTACGCGAGGCGCATCGTGTCCTGCGCGACGTCATAGGCGTCGGCCTCGGAGGCCCAACCGTGCAGGATCAGCCAGGCGCCCAGGCGGGTCATGAACTCCTTGTAGAAGGCGCTGAACTCCCTGCGAATCCGCTCTTGTTCGGACGGGACGGGGTCCAACTGGGTCGCCGCCTGGTCGACTACCCAGTACGAGTCGAAGAGTCGCGCCGGCGGCTCTGCCCGCTCGGTCGTCTTGTCATCCACGGCGGTTCCCGCTGCCCGCCGCGGCGGGCACTGTCAGGGTGATGCATGACCCGTCGGCGCGCTGGTCGCGCAACCGGCCGCCGCCGGGCAGCGCCTCGGCGATCGCGATCAGCGAGTCACCGCGGGCCTTCTCGTGACTCACCCGCCAGCGGGCGCGGATCCACAGTGCCAGCAGCCCGGTGAGGCTGGTGATCACGGCGACCGTGAGTCCACCCAAGCCGAATACGTCCACTGATCCCTCGTTCTTCTTCGGGGCCGCGCGGGGGTGCGCGGTCGC
The nucleotide sequence above comes from Micromonospora lupini. Encoded proteins:
- a CDS encoding RNA polymerase sigma factor, with the translated sequence MDDKTTERAEPPARLFDSYWVVDQAATQLDPVPSEQERIRREFSAFYKEFMTRLGAWLILHGWASEADAYDVAQDTMRLAYERWSTIEHPRAWARRTASRLCVERLAKGQMLPVEDIEDRIPRKGDASAFAASDTLQDFMTALQKLPPRQRQMLLWAYEEYEPAEIAAELQVTPEAVRSSLWKARRKLAQFMRAQDSDDQ